One genomic region from Quercus robur chromosome 4, dhQueRobu3.1, whole genome shotgun sequence encodes:
- the LOC126720428 gene encoding TMV resistance protein N-like isoform X2 encodes MVNKNSRFANIFLMAAISTQSASSSSSISSSTPQWKYDVFLSFRGEDTRNRFIDHLYVALKQKGILTFRDEEKLETGKSISLELLKAIEKSRFAIVILSRNYASSTWCLDELVKIIRCMKEMKMMVLPIFYDVDPSTIRKQMGTFAQAFAKHEENFKDCIDKVQAWRTALREVANIKGWHVQDRPESQIIQNIVGELWHKLSYAFSECTENLVGIICQAEKLESCLDLGSNNVRMVGIWGMGGIGKTTLARVVFRMVSNKFEDKFEGCCFLANVRGVCEKVGLVRLQKQLILQILNENMGVEDVNEGVFVIKNRLRHKKILLVLDDVDQLDQLNKLAGDHNWFGLGSRVIITTRDKHLLQTLGVDEIYEANGLTHDESLHLLSLKAFKKDHPPEDYLKLSRDFVYYANNLPLAIEILGSFLFGRSIHQWKSTLNRIKQFPEKDILQVLRISFEGLHETEKEIFLNIACFFNHEGKNDVVEILNYLDLFPDVGLGVLFDKSLVKFRGSTLWMHDLLQEMGKNIVYEECPKEPGKRGKFWLFKEINDVLTKNTGTKAIKGIVLKLHKQKEVYWNPKSFSKVHDLKLLIIDNVHLLHEPKYLPNALRFLDWSEYPSKYFPPSFQQKSFDSLKFIKLKKSLKLIETPDFNEIPNLEKLDLEGCINLRSLHPSIGVHQKLTFLNLEGCKNLRSLPSKFEIESLEILILSGCSNLKRIPEFGENMKNVSKLYLDGTAITKLPTSIENLTGLVSLNVKDCKNLMSLPSTFFNMKWLEDLSLSGCSKVQENLVTEKRVEEVDVSGTATGLMAYSNTLFQTLKTLALGGFKPRSSNRMGLLTTSLWGLCSLTSLNLSYCNLNAIPNDICRLFSLQYLYLSGNNFSCLPENIAQLSRLYRLEVNNCTSLLSLPKLPLNISFILGKGCTSLETLPDLLPPNSPFKRYLYLTNCSKLAENQGFIDNGLLFFAAIISSLRCPHSDSRYYRYNGVIPGSEIPKWFTQLRIKVLGMRLVFKNLILFCVMSGSGLLFALYFVLIHITKS; translated from the exons ATGGTAAATAAAAA TTCAAGATTTGCCAATATATTTCTAATGGCTGCCATTAGCACTCAATCTGCCTCATCTTCGtcatcaatttcttcttcaacACCACAATGGAAATACGATGTCTTTCTCAGCTTTAGAGGTGAGGACACACGCAATAGATTTATTGACCATCTATATGTTGCCTTAAAACAAAAGGGCATTCTCACCTTTAGAGACGAGGAAAAACTTGAGACAGGAAAATCTATTTCATTAGAACTTTTGAAAGCAATAGAAAAATCAAGGTTTGCAATTGTCATTCTTTCAAGAAACTATGCATCTTCTACATGGTGTTTGGATGAACTTGTAAAGATCATTAGGTGCATGAAAGAGATGAAGATGATGGTTCTACCAATTTTTTATGATGTGGATCCATCTACTATACGAAAGCAAATGGGTACTTTTGCCCAAGCCTTTGCtaaacatgaagaaaatttcAAGGACTGCATAGACAAGGTGCAAGCATGGAGAACTGCTTTGAGAGAAGTAGCCAATATCAAAGGATGGCATGTACAAGATAG GCCTGAGTCACAAATTATCCAGAACATTGTGGGAGAATTGTGGCATAAATTAAGTTATGCATTCTCAGAATGTACCGAAAACCTAGTAGGAATAATTTGTCAAGCGGAGAAATTGGAGTCATGTTTGGATTTAGGGTCAAACAATGTTCGCATGGTAGGGATTTGGGGGATGGGAGGAATAGGTAAAACAACTCTTGCTAGAGTTGTGTTTCGTATGGTTTCAAATAAGTTTGAAGATAAGTTTGAAGGTTGTTGTTTTCTTGCTAATGTTAGGGGAGTTTGTGAAAAAGTTGGTTTAGTTCGATTACAAAAACAACtcattcttcaaattttgaatgaaaatatgGGTGTGGAAGATGTTAATGAAGGAGTTTTTGTGATCAAGAACAGGTTACGtcataaaaaaattcttcttgttcttgatgaTGTAGATCAATTAGACCAATTAAATAAGTTAGCAGGGGATCATAATTGGTTTGGTTTAGGTAGTAGAGTTATCATAACAACAAGAGATAAGCATTTGCTACAGACTCTTGGAGTAGATGAAATATATGAGGCTAATGGATTGACACATGATGAATCTCTTCATCTTTTGAGTTTGAAAGCatttaaaaaagatcatccacCCGAAGATTATCTAAAGTTGTCCAGGGATTTTGTATATTATGCTAATAACCTTCCTTTAGCTATTGAGATTTtgggttcttttttgtttggtagaAGTATCCATCAATGGAAAAGTACATTAAATAGGATAAAACAGTTTCCTGAAAAAGATATTCTCCAAGTACTTAGAATAAGTTTTGAAGGACTACATGAAACAGAGAAGGAAATATTCCTAAATATTGCTTGTTTCTTTAATCATGAGGGGAAAAATGATGTAGTAGAAATACTAAATTATCTTGACCTTTTTCCAGATGTTGGATTAGGGGTTCTTTTTGATAAATCTCTTGTTAAATTTCGGGGTTCTACCTTgtggatgcatgatttgcttCAAGAAATGGGCAAGAACATAGTTTATGAAGAGTGTCCTAAAGAGCCTGGAAAACGTGGCAAATTCTGGCTGTTTAAGGAGATTAACGATGTACTGACAAAAAATACG GGAACAAAAGCAATTAAAGGCATAGTCTTAAAGTTGCATAAACAAAAAGAGGTATATTGGAATCCTAAATCCTTTTCAAAGGTTCATGATCTTAAATTGCTCATAATTGATAATGTTCACCTTTTACACGAGCCCAAATATCTTCCTAATGCCTTGAGATTTCTTGATTGGAGTGAATacccttcaaaatattttccacCAAGTTTCCAACAAAAG TCTTTTGATAGTTTGAAGTTCATCAAATTGAAGAAATCACTAAAATTGATTGAAACTCCTGACTTCAACGAAATCCCAAATCTTGAGAAATTGGATCTTGAGGGTTGTATAAATTTACGTTCCTTGCACCCATCAATTGGAGTTCATCAAAAACTCACTTTTCTTAACCTAGAAGGTTGCAAAAACCTCAGAAGTCTTCCAAGCAAGTTTGAAATTGAGTCTCTTGAGATCCTTATTCTTTCTGGTTgctcaaatttaaaaagaattcCAGAGTTtggagaaaatatgaaaaatgtatCAAAGCTTTACTTGGATGGCACTGCTATTACAAAATTACCAAcatcaattgaaaatttgactggGCTTGTTTCATTGAATGTAAAAGATTGCAAAAATCTCATGTCTCTTCCTAGCACCTTTTTTAATATGAAGTGGCTCGAAGATCTCAGTCTTTCTGGATGCTCAAAAGTACAGGAAAACTTGGTGACTGAGAAAAGGGTAGAAGAGGTTGATGTGAGTGGAACTGCCACAGGACTTATGGCTTATTCCAATACTCTTTTTCAAACTCTTAAAACACTAGCTTTGGGTGGATTTAAGCCGAGAAGTTCCAATCGCATGGGCTTGTTAACGACTTCTTTATGGGGCTTGTGTTCTTTGACCAGTCTGAATCTAAGTTATTGCAATCTCAATGCAATCCCCAATGATATTTGTCGCTTATTCTCTTTACAATATTTATATCTAAGTGGCAATAATTTTAGTTGTCTTCCAGAAAACATTGCTCAACTATCTAGGCTGTATCGGTTGGAGGTGAACAATTGTACGAGTCTTCTATCATTGCCAAAGCTTCcattaaatatttcttttattttgggaAAGGGTTGTACCTCACTAGAAACGCTACCAGATCTATTACCACCAAATTCTCCATTTAAGCGTTACCTCTACCTTACAAATTGCAGTAAATTGGCTGAGAATCAAGGCTTCATTGACAATGGATTGCTGTTTTTTGCAGCGATAATAAGTTCCCTTCGGTGCCCTCACTCTGATTCCCGTTACTACAGATATAACGGTGTTATCCCTGGAAGTGAAATTCCAAAGTGGTTTACGCAATTACGCATCAAAGTATTGGGGATGAGGTTAGTATTCAAGAACCTAATTCTCTTTTGTGTAATGAGTGGATCGGGATTGTTGTTTGCGCTGTATTTTGTTCTCATCCACATCACCAAATCCTAA
- the LOC126720428 gene encoding TMV resistance protein N-like isoform X4 produces MAAISTQSASSSSSISSSTPQWKYDVFLSFRGEDTRNRFTNHLYVALKQKGILTFRDEEKLETGKFISSELLKAIEKSRFAIVILSRNYASSTWCLDELVKIIRCMKEMKMMVLPIFYDVDPSTIRKQMGTFAQAFAKHEENFKDCIDKVQAWRTALREVANIKGWHVQDRPESQIIQNIVGELWHKLSYAFSECTENLVGIICQAEKLESCLDLGSNNVRMVGIWGMGGIGKTTLARVVFRMVSNKFEDKFEGCCFLANVRGVCEKVGLVRLQKQLILQILNENMGVEDVNEGVFVIKNRLRHKKILLVLDDVDQLDQLNKLAGDHNWFGLGSRVIITTRDKHLLQTLGVDEIYEANGLTHDESLHLLSLKAFKKDHPPEDYLKLSRDFVYYANNLPLAIEILGSFLFGRSIHQWKSTLNRIKQFPEKDILQVLRISFEGLHETEKEIFLNIACFFNHEGKNDVVEILNYLDLFPDVGLGVLFDKSLVKFRGSTLWMHDLLQEMGKNIVYEECPKEPGKRGKFWLFKEINDVLTKNTGTKAIKGIVLKLHKQKEVYWNPKSFSKVHDLKLLIIDNVHLLHEPKYLPNALRFLDWSEYPSKYFPPSFQQKSFDSLKFIKLKKSLKLIETPDFNEIPNLEKLDLEGCINLRSLHPSIGVHQKLTFLNLEGCKNLRSLPSKFEIESLEILILSGCSNLKRIPEFGENMKNVSKLYLDGTAITKLPTSIENLTGLVSLNVKDCKNLMSLPSTFFNMKWLEDLSLSGCSKVQENLVTEKRVEEVDVSGTATGLMAYSNTLFQTLKTLALGGFKPRSSNRMGLLTTSLWGLCSLTSLNLSYCNLNAIPNDICRLFSLQYLYLSGNNFSCLPENIAQLSRLYRLEVNNCTSLLSLPKLPLNISFILGKGCTSLETLPDLLPPNSPFKRYLYLTNCSKLAENQGFIDNGLLFFAAIISSLRCPHSDSRYYRYNGVIPGSEIPKWFTQLRIKVLGMRLVFKNLILFCVMSGSGLLFALYFVLIHITKS; encoded by the exons GTTTGCAATTGTCATTCTTTCAAGAAACTATGCATCTTCTACATGGTGTTTGGATGAACTTGTAAAGATCATTAGGTGCATGAAAGAGATGAAGATGATGGTTCTACCAATTTTTTATGATGTGGATCCATCTACTATACGAAAGCAAATGGGTACTTTTGCCCAAGCCTTTGCtaaacatgaagaaaatttcAAGGACTGCATAGACAAGGTGCAAGCATGGAGAACTGCTTTGAGAGAAGTAGCCAATATCAAAGGATGGCATGTACAAGATAG GCCTGAGTCACAAATTATCCAGAACATTGTGGGAGAATTGTGGCATAAATTAAGTTATGCATTCTCAGAATGTACCGAAAACCTAGTAGGAATAATTTGTCAAGCGGAGAAATTGGAGTCATGTTTGGATTTAGGGTCAAACAATGTTCGCATGGTAGGGATTTGGGGGATGGGAGGAATAGGTAAAACAACTCTTGCTAGAGTTGTGTTTCGTATGGTTTCAAATAAGTTTGAAGATAAGTTTGAAGGTTGTTGTTTTCTTGCTAATGTTAGGGGAGTTTGTGAAAAAGTTGGTTTAGTTCGATTACAAAAACAACtcattcttcaaattttgaatgaaaatatgGGTGTGGAAGATGTTAATGAAGGAGTTTTTGTGATCAAGAACAGGTTACGtcataaaaaaattcttcttgttcttgatgaTGTAGATCAATTAGACCAATTAAATAAGTTAGCAGGGGATCATAATTGGTTTGGTTTAGGTAGTAGAGTTATCATAACAACAAGAGATAAGCATTTGCTACAGACTCTTGGAGTAGATGAAATATATGAGGCTAATGGATTGACACATGATGAATCTCTTCATCTTTTGAGTTTGAAAGCatttaaaaaagatcatccacCCGAAGATTATCTAAAGTTGTCCAGGGATTTTGTATATTATGCTAATAACCTTCCTTTAGCTATTGAGATTTtgggttcttttttgtttggtagaAGTATCCATCAATGGAAAAGTACATTAAATAGGATAAAACAGTTTCCTGAAAAAGATATTCTCCAAGTACTTAGAATAAGTTTTGAAGGACTACATGAAACAGAGAAGGAAATATTCCTAAATATTGCTTGTTTCTTTAATCATGAGGGGAAAAATGATGTAGTAGAAATACTAAATTATCTTGACCTTTTTCCAGATGTTGGATTAGGGGTTCTTTTTGATAAATCTCTTGTTAAATTTCGGGGTTCTACCTTgtggatgcatgatttgcttCAAGAAATGGGCAAGAACATAGTTTATGAAGAGTGTCCTAAAGAGCCTGGAAAACGTGGCAAATTCTGGCTGTTTAAGGAGATTAACGATGTACTGACAAAAAATACG GGAACAAAAGCAATTAAAGGCATAGTCTTAAAGTTGCATAAACAAAAAGAGGTATATTGGAATCCTAAATCCTTTTCAAAGGTTCATGATCTTAAATTGCTCATAATTGATAATGTTCACCTTTTACACGAGCCCAAATATCTTCCTAATGCCTTGAGATTTCTTGATTGGAGTGAATacccttcaaaatattttccacCAAGTTTCCAACAAAAG TCTTTTGATAGTTTGAAGTTCATCAAATTGAAGAAATCACTAAAATTGATTGAAACTCCTGACTTCAACGAAATCCCAAATCTTGAGAAATTGGATCTTGAGGGTTGTATAAATTTACGTTCCTTGCACCCATCAATTGGAGTTCATCAAAAACTCACTTTTCTTAACCTAGAAGGTTGCAAAAACCTCAGAAGTCTTCCAAGCAAGTTTGAAATTGAGTCTCTTGAGATCCTTATTCTTTCTGGTTgctcaaatttaaaaagaattcCAGAGTTtggagaaaatatgaaaaatgtatCAAAGCTTTACTTGGATGGCACTGCTATTACAAAATTACCAAcatcaattgaaaatttgactggGCTTGTTTCATTGAATGTAAAAGATTGCAAAAATCTCATGTCTCTTCCTAGCACCTTTTTTAATATGAAGTGGCTCGAAGATCTCAGTCTTTCTGGATGCTCAAAAGTACAGGAAAACTTGGTGACTGAGAAAAGGGTAGAAGAGGTTGATGTGAGTGGAACTGCCACAGGACTTATGGCTTATTCCAATACTCTTTTTCAAACTCTTAAAACACTAGCTTTGGGTGGATTTAAGCCGAGAAGTTCCAATCGCATGGGCTTGTTAACGACTTCTTTATGGGGCTTGTGTTCTTTGACCAGTCTGAATCTAAGTTATTGCAATCTCAATGCAATCCCCAATGATATTTGTCGCTTATTCTCTTTACAATATTTATATCTAAGTGGCAATAATTTTAGTTGTCTTCCAGAAAACATTGCTCAACTATCTAGGCTGTATCGGTTGGAGGTGAACAATTGTACGAGTCTTCTATCATTGCCAAAGCTTCcattaaatatttcttttattttgggaAAGGGTTGTACCTCACTAGAAACGCTACCAGATCTATTACCACCAAATTCTCCATTTAAGCGTTACCTCTACCTTACAAATTGCAGTAAATTGGCTGAGAATCAAGGCTTCATTGACAATGGATTGCTGTTTTTTGCAGCGATAATAAGTTCCCTTCGGTGCCCTCACTCTGATTCCCGTTACTACAGATATAACGGTGTTATCCCTGGAAGTGAAATTCCAAAGTGGTTTACGCAATTACGCATCAAAGTATTGGGGATGAGGTTAGTATTCAAGAACCTAATTCTCTTTTGTGTAATGAGTGGATCGGGATTGTTGTTTGCGCTGTATTTTGTTCTCATCCACATCACCAAATCCTAA
- the LOC126720428 gene encoding TMV resistance protein N-like isoform X3: protein MAAISTQSASSSSSISSSTPQWKYDVFLSFRGEDTRNRFIDHLYVALKQKGILTFRDEEKLETGKSISLELLKAIEKSRFAIVILSRNYASSTWCLDELVKIIRCMKEMKMMVLPIFYDVDPSTIRKQMGTFAQAFAKHEENFKDCIDKVQAWRTALREVANIKGWHVQDRPESQIIQNIVGELWHKLSYAFSECTENLVGIICQAEKLESCLDLGSNNVRMVGIWGMGGIGKTTLARVVFRMVSNKFEDKFEGCCFLANVRGVCEKVGLVRLQKQLILQILNENMGVEDVNEGVFVIKNRLRHKKILLVLDDVDQLDQLNKLAGDHNWFGLGSRVIITTRDKHLLQTLGVDEIYEANGLTHDESLHLLSLKAFKKDHPPEDYLKLSRDFVYYANNLPLAIEILGSFLFGRSIHQWKSTLNRIKQFPEKDILQVLRISFEGLHETEKEIFLNIACFFNHEGKNDVVEILNYLDLFPDVGLGVLFDKSLVKFRGSTLWMHDLLQEMGKNIVYEECPKEPGKRGKFWLFKEINDVLTKNTGTKAIKGIVLKLHKQKEVYWNPKSFSKVHDLKLLIIDNVHLLHEPKYLPNALRFLDWSEYPSKYFPPSFQQKSFDSLKFIKLKKSLKLIETPDFNEIPNLEKLDLEGCINLRSLHPSIGVHQKLTFLNLEGCKNLRSLPSKFEIESLEILILSGCSNLKRIPEFGENMKNVSKLYLDGTAITKLPTSIENLTGLVSLNVKDCKNLMSLPSTFFNMKWLEDLSLSGCSKVQENLVTEKRVEEVDVSGTATGLMAYSNTLFQTLKTLALGGFKPRSSNRMGLLTTSLWGLCSLTSLNLSYCNLNAIPNDICRLFSLQYLYLSGNNFSCLPENIAQLSRLYRLEVNNCTSLLSLPKLPLNISFILGKGCTSLETLPDLLPPNSPFKRYLYLTNCSKLAENQGFIDNGLLFFAAIISSLRCPHSDSRYYRYNGVIPGSEIPKWFTQLRIKVLGMRLVFKNLILFCVMSGSGLLFALYFVLIHITKS from the exons ATGGCTGCCATTAGCACTCAATCTGCCTCATCTTCGtcatcaatttcttcttcaacACCACAATGGAAATACGATGTCTTTCTCAGCTTTAGAGGTGAGGACACACGCAATAGATTTATTGACCATCTATATGTTGCCTTAAAACAAAAGGGCATTCTCACCTTTAGAGACGAGGAAAAACTTGAGACAGGAAAATCTATTTCATTAGAACTTTTGAAAGCAATAGAAAAATCAAGGTTTGCAATTGTCATTCTTTCAAGAAACTATGCATCTTCTACATGGTGTTTGGATGAACTTGTAAAGATCATTAGGTGCATGAAAGAGATGAAGATGATGGTTCTACCAATTTTTTATGATGTGGATCCATCTACTATACGAAAGCAAATGGGTACTTTTGCCCAAGCCTTTGCtaaacatgaagaaaatttcAAGGACTGCATAGACAAGGTGCAAGCATGGAGAACTGCTTTGAGAGAAGTAGCCAATATCAAAGGATGGCATGTACAAGATAG GCCTGAGTCACAAATTATCCAGAACATTGTGGGAGAATTGTGGCATAAATTAAGTTATGCATTCTCAGAATGTACCGAAAACCTAGTAGGAATAATTTGTCAAGCGGAGAAATTGGAGTCATGTTTGGATTTAGGGTCAAACAATGTTCGCATGGTAGGGATTTGGGGGATGGGAGGAATAGGTAAAACAACTCTTGCTAGAGTTGTGTTTCGTATGGTTTCAAATAAGTTTGAAGATAAGTTTGAAGGTTGTTGTTTTCTTGCTAATGTTAGGGGAGTTTGTGAAAAAGTTGGTTTAGTTCGATTACAAAAACAACtcattcttcaaattttgaatgaaaatatgGGTGTGGAAGATGTTAATGAAGGAGTTTTTGTGATCAAGAACAGGTTACGtcataaaaaaattcttcttgttcttgatgaTGTAGATCAATTAGACCAATTAAATAAGTTAGCAGGGGATCATAATTGGTTTGGTTTAGGTAGTAGAGTTATCATAACAACAAGAGATAAGCATTTGCTACAGACTCTTGGAGTAGATGAAATATATGAGGCTAATGGATTGACACATGATGAATCTCTTCATCTTTTGAGTTTGAAAGCatttaaaaaagatcatccacCCGAAGATTATCTAAAGTTGTCCAGGGATTTTGTATATTATGCTAATAACCTTCCTTTAGCTATTGAGATTTtgggttcttttttgtttggtagaAGTATCCATCAATGGAAAAGTACATTAAATAGGATAAAACAGTTTCCTGAAAAAGATATTCTCCAAGTACTTAGAATAAGTTTTGAAGGACTACATGAAACAGAGAAGGAAATATTCCTAAATATTGCTTGTTTCTTTAATCATGAGGGGAAAAATGATGTAGTAGAAATACTAAATTATCTTGACCTTTTTCCAGATGTTGGATTAGGGGTTCTTTTTGATAAATCTCTTGTTAAATTTCGGGGTTCTACCTTgtggatgcatgatttgcttCAAGAAATGGGCAAGAACATAGTTTATGAAGAGTGTCCTAAAGAGCCTGGAAAACGTGGCAAATTCTGGCTGTTTAAGGAGATTAACGATGTACTGACAAAAAATACG GGAACAAAAGCAATTAAAGGCATAGTCTTAAAGTTGCATAAACAAAAAGAGGTATATTGGAATCCTAAATCCTTTTCAAAGGTTCATGATCTTAAATTGCTCATAATTGATAATGTTCACCTTTTACACGAGCCCAAATATCTTCCTAATGCCTTGAGATTTCTTGATTGGAGTGAATacccttcaaaatattttccacCAAGTTTCCAACAAAAG TCTTTTGATAGTTTGAAGTTCATCAAATTGAAGAAATCACTAAAATTGATTGAAACTCCTGACTTCAACGAAATCCCAAATCTTGAGAAATTGGATCTTGAGGGTTGTATAAATTTACGTTCCTTGCACCCATCAATTGGAGTTCATCAAAAACTCACTTTTCTTAACCTAGAAGGTTGCAAAAACCTCAGAAGTCTTCCAAGCAAGTTTGAAATTGAGTCTCTTGAGATCCTTATTCTTTCTGGTTgctcaaatttaaaaagaattcCAGAGTTtggagaaaatatgaaaaatgtatCAAAGCTTTACTTGGATGGCACTGCTATTACAAAATTACCAAcatcaattgaaaatttgactggGCTTGTTTCATTGAATGTAAAAGATTGCAAAAATCTCATGTCTCTTCCTAGCACCTTTTTTAATATGAAGTGGCTCGAAGATCTCAGTCTTTCTGGATGCTCAAAAGTACAGGAAAACTTGGTGACTGAGAAAAGGGTAGAAGAGGTTGATGTGAGTGGAACTGCCACAGGACTTATGGCTTATTCCAATACTCTTTTTCAAACTCTTAAAACACTAGCTTTGGGTGGATTTAAGCCGAGAAGTTCCAATCGCATGGGCTTGTTAACGACTTCTTTATGGGGCTTGTGTTCTTTGACCAGTCTGAATCTAAGTTATTGCAATCTCAATGCAATCCCCAATGATATTTGTCGCTTATTCTCTTTACAATATTTATATCTAAGTGGCAATAATTTTAGTTGTCTTCCAGAAAACATTGCTCAACTATCTAGGCTGTATCGGTTGGAGGTGAACAATTGTACGAGTCTTCTATCATTGCCAAAGCTTCcattaaatatttcttttattttgggaAAGGGTTGTACCTCACTAGAAACGCTACCAGATCTATTACCACCAAATTCTCCATTTAAGCGTTACCTCTACCTTACAAATTGCAGTAAATTGGCTGAGAATCAAGGCTTCATTGACAATGGATTGCTGTTTTTTGCAGCGATAATAAGTTCCCTTCGGTGCCCTCACTCTGATTCCCGTTACTACAGATATAACGGTGTTATCCCTGGAAGTGAAATTCCAAAGTGGTTTACGCAATTACGCATCAAAGTATTGGGGATGAGGTTAGTATTCAAGAACCTAATTCTCTTTTGTGTAATGAGTGGATCGGGATTGTTGTTTGCGCTGTATTTTGTTCTCATCCACATCACCAAATCCTAA